DNA from Halobaculum sp. XH14:
CAGCGGAGCCGGTCATCAGCATCAGAGACCTCAGAAAGACGTTCGACGGGGGCGAGATCATCGCCTGTGAGGACATCGAGCTCGACATCTACCGGGAGGACTTCGTGGTCCTCCTCGGCCCCTCGGGCTGCGGGAAGACGACGACGCTGCGGTGTATCTCCGGGCTGGAGATTCCCGACGGCGGCCAGCTTCTCATCGACGGCGTGGACATGACCGGCGTCAAGCCGAAGGACCGAAACCTGGCGTTCGTGTTCCAGAGCATCGCGCTGTTCCCACACAAGGACGTCCGGGGGAACCTCCGGTTCGGGCTCGACATGTCGACGGACCTCTCGAAGGCGGAGAAGAACGAGCGCGTCGAGGAGATCGCCGCGATGCTCGGCATCGAGGATAAGCTCGACCGGAAGCCGGCGGACCTCTCGGGCGGCCAGCAACAGCGCGTGAGCCTCGGGCGCGCGATGGTGATGGAGCCGGCGGCGTTCCTGCTCGACGAGCCGTTCTCCGCGCTCGACGCCAACCTCCGCAAGCACATGCAGACCGAAGTGAAGGAGCTCCAGCGCCGGCTGGAGACGCCGATGGTGTTCGTCACCCACGACCAGGAGGAGGCGATGGCCATCGGGGACAAGATCGTCATCATGGACGACGGGCTCATCCAGCAGGTCGGGACGCCCTACGAGGTGTTCAACGAGCCGACGAACCGGTTCGTCGCCGACTTCATCGGCTCGCCTTCGGTCAACATGTTCGAGAGCGAACTCGTCCGGACGGACGAGGGGCTGACCCTCAGCAACGACCTGTTCACGCTCCCCGTCGAAGACGAGGTCGGCGGCACGGCGGAACCTGGCGCGGTCACCTTCGGCGTCCGCCCCCAGTACGTCCACGTCGCGGAGGAGGGCGAGGGTCTGTTCACCGGCGACGTGACGCTCGTCGAACCCCAGGGCGACCGCGACACGGTGTACTTCGACGTGGACGGGCGGGAGGTGCGAGCGGTCGTCCCGCAGAACTCCGTGAGCGCCGGCCGAACCGACGTCGCCCTCGACGTCGACCGGGACAAGTTCTGGGTGTTCGACGCGGAGGGAGACCGGCTGTTCTGAACGCGGCGGGCGACCGATTCGTTCGGGGGACGTTCCGCCGGTGGGAAAGTATAAACCAGCACTCGCCCTCTACGACGACGGAGGACGGAACCATTCAGCTTTCACTCATACTCCCGCCGGAACCGGACGAGCGCTGGGACCTCGCAAAACAGTTGGGCGTGACGACCGCGGTCGTTCACCCCCTCGAGATCGGCGACGGGACCCGGTTCTGGGACTTCGACACGCTCCAGAAACTGACGAACTGGTTCGAGGGCGCCGGCCTCGAGGTCGGCGTCATCGAGGGTAGCGTCCCGCTCACCGAGACGACGAAACTCGGCCTGCCCGGCCGCGACGACGAGATCGAGACGTTCCAGCAGTTCCTCCGGAACTGCGGGGAGCTCGGGATTCCGGTCGTCTGCTACGACTGGTTCGTCGGCGTCCGCTGGGCGCGCACGAGCGCGCACGTCCCCTCCCGCGGCGGGTCACTCACGACCGAGTTCGACGCCGAGCGGATGCAGGGCGGCCCGCCCGTTCGGGCCTCCGGGGTCACCAGGGAGGAACTCTGGGAGAACCTCGAGTACTTCCTCGAACGGGTCGTGCCGGTCGCCGAGGAGGCGGGCGTCAAACTCGGTCTCCACCCCGACGACCCGCCCCGCGAGGAGATCCGGGGCATCCCTAGAATCGTCACGAGCGTCGAAGCGTACGACCGCGTGCTCGACGTGGTGGACAGCGAGTACAACGGCGTCACGTTCTGTCAGGGGAACTTCGCCGCGATGGGCGTCGACGTCCCGGCGGCGATCCGGCACTTCGGCGACCGGATCAACTTCGTCCACTTCCGCGACGTCGAGGGCGACGCCGATAGGTTCGTCGAGACGTGGCACGACGACGGCCCGACCGACATGCTCGCCGCGATGCGCGCGTACCGCGTGGTCGGCTTCGACGGGCCGATCCGCCCCGACCACGTTCCGACGATGGCCGGCGAGTCCAACAGCAACCCCGGCTACGAGACGCTCGGGCGGCTGTTCGCCATCGGATACATGAAGGGGCTGCTCGAACAGACCGAGTCGTGACGGGCGTTGGGGGGACCTGTTGGCGTGGTGCTGTCCCACGAAGCTCCAAGCTTGGCGCTAAGTTCGTGTCAGAAGAGAGTTCTTCTCCACTCTCCTCGAACCTCTGTCCTTTTTGCCGTCGGTCGGCTGCGGTCGGAGCGTGGATCGACGTGTTCGAACTCTGACCGGCCGTCACGTGGGCACGATGGCCGAGTAATCGACTGTTAGCGGTCCGATACCGGCGATTTGATCCGTAACGATCGATCGCGGGACGGGTTCAGGGCCGCTCGGTTGCTGCGCCGTCGTTTCTCGAAGGCGACCCATTGACGAGCGGCGAGTTGCTGATCGAGTTCGCGTTTCGTTCGGACTCGCGGCCACTTAGACGTCCTCTCCCGGCGGTTTCGAGTCGTCGGAGCGCGGAGTTCGTCGATCGGATGCTCGACTGGCAAGAATCCAACCATATTGTAAACCGATATACCTACTGAATTGGTAGATGCTCTCCGGGCCGGTCGCGGAACTTGCGTGTGCCCCGGCGAGAACGAACTAGTTGGGGGATCAGATCAGCCCGGACCGACTCAGGCGCCCGCCATTTCTCGGCAGGACTCCGCGCACTCGCGGACGACGTCCGCACAGATCTGGCAGTGGTCCTGCTCGTGGCGATCGCACTCCTCGGCGCACTCCTCACAGACGCCGGCACAGACCTCGGCGAGGCCGGTGCTGTAGTTCGAATCGCGCGCCATGAACCGGGCGTGGAGCGTCGCCACGTCCGCGACGTCCCGACAGAGTCGGATGCACTCGGCCATCCCCTCGCCCTCGTCGATGCACTCGTCGGCACACCACTCGCAGACCTCGGCGGCCTCGAAGCAGTTCTCCAGGCACTCCCGTTCCCTCTCGCTCAGGTGGTCGATGTTGGACGCGGTTTCGGCAAGGGACATTGCGGTCGGTCGTTTCGTTGCCGGATTGGTTATCGTGGTCGCTGTAAATACAAGCCTCTATGGCTGGGACCGTGGACGACTGTGCTTCTCCAGAGTTGTAGCTGGGGCGTTGGCTTCGAAACGAGTGGTAACCGCATGGGCGCTGCAGGATTTGAACCCGCGACAGCCTGGTCCGAAGCCAGGTACTCTGTCCAAGCTGAGCTAAGCGCCCTGTACGTTCGGTAGCGCCGGACCGCTTTTAACTCCCGCGCTTCGCCGCCACCCGGAAACGAAGCGAACACGCCACGATCGACCGCCACGTGTCGCGTCATTTATGCCGGACCCGGCTGGATTCCGTCACGACATGGGGGACAGGACGGCGTTCGCGACGGGGCTGCTCGAACTCACCCGGCCGGGGAACGCAGTCGCGGCGGGGGCGCTGACGTTCATCGGCGCGTTCGTCGGCGGAGGGCTTCGGGCCACCAGCGTCGCCCTCGCCGTCGCCGCCACCGTGTTCGCCGTCGCCGCCGGCAACGCCGCCAACGATTACTTCGACCGGGACATCGACCGCGTGAACAGGCCCGACCGGCCGATCCCCAGCGGTCGGGTCTCGCCGCGAGGAGCCGCGGTCTTCTCGGCCGTGCTGTTCCTCGGCGCGGTCGTCGCGGCGGTCACGCTGCCCGTGCTGGCGCTCGGGATCGCCGTCGTGAATCTGGTCGCGCTCGTCGCCTACACGGAGCTGTTCAAGGGGCTCCCGGGAGTCGGCAACGCCGTCGTCGCGTACCTCACCGGGAGCACGTTCCTCTTTGGTGCCGCCGCGGTCGAGTCGCTCGGCCCGGACGTCTGGGTGCTGTTCGGGCTGGCGGCCGTGGCGACGTTCGCGCGGGAACTCGTGAAGGACGTCGAGGACGTCTCGGGCGACCGGGAGGAGGGGCTCCGGACGCTCCCCATCGTCGCCGGCGAGCGGGCGACGCTCACACTCGCCGTCGTCGTCATGGCACTCGGCGCGGGGGCCAGCGTCCTCCCGTACGCACGCGGGACGTTCGGACTCGCGTACCTCGCGCTCGTGATCCCCGCCGACGGCGTGATGGTCGGCGCGACCGCCCTGGGGTTCAGGGATCCGGGGACCGCCCAGCGCTGGCTCAAGCGCGGGACGTACCTCGCGGCCGCCGCGTTCGTCCTCGGGCGGATAGCGGTGCTCGGCTGAGTGTGGAGCGGACGGTCACGGCGGTCGCAACCGGATGGGATTCAATCAAAAAGAATAATACCGGCTCACGGCATGGACCTAGCGACTGATGACTCCCTGCGAGACGTTCCGTCTTGCGAGCCCTCCGTGGACCCGTCGCGGCCCGGGGGTGGGAGTCCCCCATGTATGAGGTTTCGACGCTGGGATCCAGCATCGAACCCGGATCGAACGTCCTCTTCACCGGCCCGCCGCTGAGCGGCAAGCGCGAACTGGCCCTCGACGTGCTCGCGGAAGGGACCGAACGGGGGGAGGGCGCGATCATGGTGACGACGAAGGACAGCGCGGACAGGCTCCTGAAACGGTTCGGCAAGCGCGTGAGCCACGACGGGAAGCCGGTCGCGGTCGTCGACACGGTGACCCGCCAGCAGGGCGTCGGGGACGTCCGGGACGACGACCGCATCAAGTACACGTCCTCGCCGGTCGACCTCACCGGGGTCGGCATCAAGCTCTCCGAGTTCCTCGAGAACTTCCACGCGGAGCGTGGCATCGAGCGGAACCGGGTGATGCTCCACTCGCTCTCGACGCTTCTGATGTACACCGACCTCCAGACCGTGTTTCGGTTCCTCCACGTGTTCACCGGCCGCATCCAGAGCGTCGACGGCCTCGGCGTCTACTGCATCGACTCGACGGCCCACGAGGAACGGGAGATGAACACGCTGAAACAGCTGTTCGACGGCATCGTCGAGACGTCCGAGGACGCCGAGCCCGCGGTGCGGATCGCGGACGCCTGAGGCGACGCCGACGCGCCGATGCCGGTTTCCCCCGCCCTTCGGCCGTGCGCCCGACGGGCGCTCCCGCCGAACGCTTAACGCCCGGGCGGGCCAATCGCCCGGCATGCCAGTGACCGACGACGAGGGGCTCCGCGAACTGCTTTCGATGGACCCCGTCGCCGTAGTCGGCTGTTCGAGCACGCCGGGAAAGGCCGCCCACGACATCCCTGCGTACCTCCAGCGGCACGGCTACGAGGTGATCCCGGTGAACCCGTACGCCGACGAGATTCTCGGCCGCGAGGCGTACGACTCGCTGGCCGACGTCGAGGCGGACGTCGAACTCGTCGACGTGTTCCGGCCCAGCGACGAGGTCGCGGGGATACTCGATCAGGTGCTCGACCGAAAGGAGTCCCGCGGTGACGTTCGGGGCGTCTGGCTTCAACTCGACATCACCGACGACGAGGCGCTCGCGCGGGCGGAGGAGGCGGGCCTCACCACCACGCAGGACAGATGCATGAAAGTCGAGCACGGCCGGTTACTGGGCTGACCGGCACCGGACGCGACGGCCGAACCGACGACGCGTCGCCGGTAGGCCCCCGGGTTCCGGTCCGTTACCCGGTCCACTCCTCGAACGATCGATAGACGCCCTTCGAGAGGTACCGCTCGCTCGAATCGGCAAACACCGTCACGACCGCGTCGTGGGGCGCGTCCACCTCGCCGGATTCGATCTCGCGTGCGACCTCGCGGGCGGCCAGCGAGTTCGCCCCCGAACTCGACGCGACGAGGTGGCCCTCCTCGCCCGCGAGTCGGGCCATCTCGCCGTGGATCGCCTCGTCCGAGATGGTCTTGAGGTCGTCGACGAGGTCGGGGTCGAACAGCTCGTTGGTGGCGACGTCGTGGGTACCGATTCCCTCGGTCTTGTACTCGCCCTCCTCGGCGTCCTCGCCGAAGAAGTCGCCGTACGTTGACCCCTCGGGCTGGACGGCGACGACGTGGGTGTCGGGGTTCCGTTCGAGCGCGTACTCGGCCATCCCCATCAGCGTCCCGCCCGTGCCACAGCCGGCGACGATGGCCCCGACCTCCCCGTCGAGCGCCTCGAACGCCTCCGGCGCGGTCGTCTCGTAGTGTGCCTCGGCGTTCAGCGGGTTCTCGAACTGCTGGGGGACGACCGCGTCGTCCAGTTCCTCGGCCAGCGCGTGGGCGCGCTCGATGGCGCCGGCCATCCCGTCCTCGCTCGGGGTGTTGATCACCTCCGCGCCGAGCGCGCGCATGAGCTGCTGTTTCTCGACGCTGAAGCGCTCGGGCACGACGAACACCGCGTCGACGTCGAGTTGCCCCGCGGCGACGGCGAAGCCGATGCCGGTGTTTCCCGCGGTCGGTTCGATGACGGTTCCGCCCGGATTCAGCGTTCCCGCCTCGAGCATCGCCCGAACCATGTACTCGCCGATGCGGTCCTTCACGGACGCGCCGGGGTTGAACGACTCCAGCTTCGCGTGGACCGGAACTGACTCGGGGGAGGCGTGGACGCGGACGAGCGGCGTCTCGCCGACCGCCTCCAGCACCGAATCGAGCGGCTCCCGGTGTGTGGTCATGTACTGGCAAAGATTGCCAGGGGTTA
Protein-coding regions in this window:
- a CDS encoding ABC transporter ATP-binding protein; its protein translation is MSEATTDGRRPEAKREPDRSAEPVISIRDLRKTFDGGEIIACEDIELDIYREDFVVLLGPSGCGKTTTLRCISGLEIPDGGQLLIDGVDMTGVKPKDRNLAFVFQSIALFPHKDVRGNLRFGLDMSTDLSKAEKNERVEEIAAMLGIEDKLDRKPADLSGGQQQRVSLGRAMVMEPAAFLLDEPFSALDANLRKHMQTEVKELQRRLETPMVFVTHDQEEAMAIGDKIVIMDDGLIQQVGTPYEVFNEPTNRFVADFIGSPSVNMFESELVRTDEGLTLSNDLFTLPVEDEVGGTAEPGAVTFGVRPQYVHVAEEGEGLFTGDVTLVEPQGDRDTVYFDVDGREVRAVVPQNSVSAGRTDVALDVDRDKFWVFDAEGDRLF
- a CDS encoding mannonate dehydratase; amino-acid sequence: MQLSLILPPEPDERWDLAKQLGVTTAVVHPLEIGDGTRFWDFDTLQKLTNWFEGAGLEVGVIEGSVPLTETTKLGLPGRDDEIETFQQFLRNCGELGIPVVCYDWFVGVRWARTSAHVPSRGGSLTTEFDAERMQGGPPVRASGVTREELWENLEYFLERVVPVAEEAGVKLGLHPDDPPREEIRGIPRIVTSVEAYDRVLDVVDSEYNGVTFCQGNFAAMGVDVPAAIRHFGDRINFVHFRDVEGDADRFVETWHDDGPTDMLAAMRAYRVVGFDGPIRPDHVPTMAGESNSNPGYETLGRLFAIGYMKGLLEQTES
- a CDS encoding four-helix bundle copper-binding protein; this translates as MSLAETASNIDHLSERERECLENCFEAAEVCEWCADECIDEGEGMAECIRLCRDVADVATLHARFMARDSNYSTGLAEVCAGVCEECAEECDRHEQDHCQICADVVRECAESCREMAGA
- a CDS encoding geranylgeranylglycerol-phosphate geranylgeranyltransferase, with translation MGDRTAFATGLLELTRPGNAVAAGALTFIGAFVGGGLRATSVALAVAATVFAVAAGNAANDYFDRDIDRVNRPDRPIPSGRVSPRGAAVFSAVLFLGAVVAAVTLPVLALGIAVVNLVALVAYTELFKGLPGVGNAVVAYLTGSTFLFGAAAVESLGPDVWVLFGLAAVATFARELVKDVEDVSGDREEGLRTLPIVAGERATLTLAVVVMALGAGASVLPYARGTFGLAYLALVIPADGVMVGATALGFRDPGTAQRWLKRGTYLAAAAFVLGRIAVLG
- a CDS encoding RAD55 family ATPase, with amino-acid sequence MYEVSTLGSSIEPGSNVLFTGPPLSGKRELALDVLAEGTERGEGAIMVTTKDSADRLLKRFGKRVSHDGKPVAVVDTVTRQQGVGDVRDDDRIKYTSSPVDLTGVGIKLSEFLENFHAERGIERNRVMLHSLSTLLMYTDLQTVFRFLHVFTGRIQSVDGLGVYCIDSTAHEEREMNTLKQLFDGIVETSEDAEPAVRIADA
- a CDS encoding CoA-binding protein, encoding MPVTDDEGLRELLSMDPVAVVGCSSTPGKAAHDIPAYLQRHGYEVIPVNPYADEILGREAYDSLADVEADVELVDVFRPSDEVAGILDQVLDRKESRGDVRGVWLQLDITDDEALARAEEAGLTTTQDRCMKVEHGRLLG
- a CDS encoding PLP-dependent cysteine synthase family protein, producing MTTHREPLDSVLEAVGETPLVRVHASPESVPVHAKLESFNPGASVKDRIGEYMVRAMLEAGTLNPGGTVIEPTAGNTGIGFAVAAGQLDVDAVFVVPERFSVEKQQLMRALGAEVINTPSEDGMAGAIERAHALAEELDDAVVPQQFENPLNAEAHYETTAPEAFEALDGEVGAIVAGCGTGGTLMGMAEYALERNPDTHVVAVQPEGSTYGDFFGEDAEEGEYKTEGIGTHDVATNELFDPDLVDDLKTISDEAIHGEMARLAGEEGHLVASSSGANSLAAREVAREIESGEVDAPHDAVVTVFADSSERYLSKGVYRSFEEWTG